A portion of the Enterobacter sp. SA187 genome contains these proteins:
- a CDS encoding SDR family oxidoreductase — protein MAIALVTGGSRGIGKATALQLAREGYTVAVNYHHNIQAATDVVNEIVAAGGNAFALRADISDEAQVLAMFESIDREGAPLTALVNNAGILFEQSTIENLSAERINRVLATNVTGYFLCCREAVKRMSHKHGGAGGAIVNVSSAASRLGAAGEYVDYAASKGAVDTLTTGLALEVAAQGIRVNCVRPGFIYTEMHADGGEPGRVDRVKTVLPMQRGGQPEEVAQAIVWLLSEKASYVTGSFLELAGGK, from the coding sequence ATGGCAATAGCACTGGTTACCGGCGGCAGCCGCGGGATCGGCAAAGCAACGGCGCTGCAACTGGCGCGCGAGGGTTATACCGTGGCGGTGAACTATCACCACAATATTCAGGCCGCCACCGACGTGGTTAACGAGATCGTCGCAGCAGGCGGCAACGCCTTTGCGCTGCGGGCGGACATCAGCGATGAAGCGCAGGTGCTGGCGATGTTTGAGAGTATCGATCGGGAAGGCGCGCCTCTGACCGCGCTGGTGAATAACGCGGGCATTTTGTTTGAACAGAGCACTATCGAAAACCTGAGTGCCGAACGCATCAACCGCGTCCTTGCGACCAACGTCACCGGCTATTTTCTTTGCTGTCGCGAGGCGGTAAAACGTATGTCCCATAAGCACGGCGGGGCAGGCGGTGCTATTGTCAACGTCTCTTCCGCCGCATCACGCCTGGGCGCTGCGGGTGAGTATGTGGATTATGCCGCCTCGAAAGGGGCAGTAGATACGCTGACGACCGGCCTGGCGCTGGAAGTGGCGGCGCAGGGGATCCGCGTGAACTGTGTACGGCCGGGTTTTATCTACACGGAGATGCATGCCGACGGCGGCGAGCCGGGGCGCGTGGATCGGGTGAAGACGGTATTACCAATGCAGCGCGGCGGCCAGCCCGAAGAAGTGGCGCAGGCGATAGTCTGGCTATTGAGTGAAAAGGCGTCCTATGTGACGGGAAGTTTTCTTGAGCTGGCGGGCGGGAAATAA
- the trhA gene encoding PAQR family membrane homeostasis protein TrhA, which yields MVEKPLITKGYSVAEEVANSISHGIGLVFGIVGLVLLLVQAVDNNASATAITSFSVYGSSMIVLYLASTLYHAIPHPRAKVWLKKFDHCAIYLLIAGTYTPFLLVGLDSPLARGLMIVIWSLALLGILFKLTIAHRFEVLSLITYLAMGWLSLVVIYEMVMKLAVGSVTLLAVGGLVYTLGVIFYACQRIPYNHAIWHGFVLGGSVCHFLAIYLYIGTV from the coding sequence ATGGTTGAAAAACCGCTTATCACGAAGGGATATTCAGTGGCTGAGGAAGTAGCCAACAGCATCAGTCACGGCATCGGGCTGGTGTTTGGGATCGTCGGCCTGGTACTGCTGCTGGTACAGGCAGTTGATAACAACGCCAGCGCCACCGCCATCACCAGCTTCAGCGTTTACGGCAGCAGTATGATTGTGCTGTATCTGGCCTCCACGCTGTACCACGCCATTCCGCATCCGCGGGCTAAAGTCTGGTTAAAGAAATTTGACCACTGCGCCATCTATTTATTAATCGCCGGCACCTATACCCCATTTTTACTGGTCGGGCTGGATTCACCGCTGGCGCGGGGGCTGATGATTGTTATCTGGAGCCTGGCGCTGCTGGGGATCCTGTTTAAGCTGACCATTGCGCACCGCTTTGAGGTGCTGTCGCTAATTACCTATCTGGCGATGGGCTGGCTGTCGCTGGTGGTGATTTATGAAATGGTGATGAAGCTGGCCGTTGGCAGCGTAACGCTGCTGGCCGTGGGCGGCCTGGTGTATACGCTGGGGGTGATCTTTTACGCCTGCCAGCGCATTCCGTATAACCACGCTATCTGGCACGGCTTTGTACTGGGCGGCAGCGTCTGCCACTTTCTGGCAATTTATTTGTATATCGGCACAGTGTAA
- the recJ gene encoding single-stranded-DNA-specific exonuclease RecJ — MKLQRQLRRREPDPAANLPDNLPPLLRRLYASRGVVSPAELERGVKGMLPWQQLSGVEKAAEHLYQAFKQGLRIMVVGDFDADGATSTALSVLAMRSMGCPNVAYLVPNRFDDGYGLSPEVVDQAHARGAQLILTVDNGISSHAGVERAHELGIPVLVTDHHLPGETLPDAEAIVNPNLRDCAFPSKSLAGVGVAFYLMLALRTHLRDQGWFEAQGIAIPNLAELLDLVALGTVADVVPLDTNNRILTWQGLSRIRAGRCRPGIKALLEVANRDAQKLAASDLGFALGPRLNAAGRLDDMSVGVALLLCDNVGEARVLASELDALNQTRKEIEQGMQAEALALCEKLERSSEALPGGLAMYHPEWHQGVVGILASRLKERFNRPVIAFAPAGEGLLKGSGRSIQGLHMRDALERLDTLYPGMMLKFGGHAMAAGLSLEVARFDEFQQRFGALVTEWLDPALLQGEIVSDGPLDAQEMTLGVAEMLRDAGPWGQMFPEPLFDGRFRLLQQRIVGERHLKVMVEPVGGGPLLDGIAFNVDTSIWPDNGVREVSLAYKLDVNEFRGNRSVQLIIDDIWPI; from the coding sequence GTGAAACTTCAGAGACAACTTCGCCGCCGCGAGCCGGATCCAGCGGCAAATCTGCCGGATAACCTGCCGCCCCTGTTACGCCGTCTGTATGCCAGCCGTGGCGTGGTATCGCCTGCGGAGCTGGAGCGCGGCGTAAAAGGGATGCTGCCCTGGCAGCAACTGAGCGGCGTGGAGAAGGCAGCGGAGCATCTGTATCAGGCGTTTAAGCAGGGGCTGCGCATTATGGTGGTCGGCGATTTTGATGCCGATGGCGCTACCAGCACCGCGCTGAGCGTACTGGCGATGCGGTCGATGGGCTGTCCGAACGTCGCCTATCTGGTGCCGAACCGCTTTGATGACGGTTATGGTTTAAGCCCGGAAGTGGTCGACCAGGCCCATGCCCGTGGCGCGCAGCTGATCCTCACCGTGGATAACGGCATCTCGTCCCATGCGGGCGTGGAGCGCGCCCATGAACTGGGTATTCCAGTGCTGGTGACCGATCACCATCTGCCCGGCGAGACGCTGCCAGATGCAGAAGCCATCGTTAACCCGAATCTGCGCGACTGCGCCTTCCCGTCGAAATCGCTGGCGGGCGTCGGAGTGGCCTTTTACCTGATGCTGGCGCTGCGCACCCATCTGCGCGATCAGGGCTGGTTTGAGGCGCAGGGGATAGCGATCCCCAATCTGGCCGAGCTGCTGGATCTGGTGGCGCTGGGTACGGTAGCCGACGTGGTGCCCCTGGATACCAACAACCGTATTCTTACCTGGCAGGGCTTAAGCCGGATCCGCGCGGGCAGGTGCCGTCCTGGCATCAAAGCCCTGCTGGAAGTCGCGAATCGTGACGCGCAAAAACTTGCAGCCAGCGATCTGGGCTTTGCTCTCGGTCCGCGCCTGAACGCCGCCGGACGACTGGATGACATGTCGGTCGGCGTGGCATTGCTGCTGTGCGATAACGTTGGCGAAGCCCGCGTGCTGGCCAGCGAACTGGATGCGTTAAACCAGACGCGCAAAGAGATTGAACAGGGGATGCAGGCGGAAGCGCTGGCGCTGTGCGAAAAGCTGGAGCGCAGCAGCGAAGCCCTTCCCGGCGGGCTGGCAATGTATCACCCCGAATGGCATCAGGGCGTGGTGGGGATTCTCGCCTCCCGCCTGAAAGAGCGCTTTAACCGCCCGGTGATCGCCTTTGCCCCTGCGGGTGAGGGCCTGCTGAAAGGTTCGGGTCGCTCTATCCAGGGGCTGCATATGCGCGATGCGCTGGAGCGGCTTGATACGCTCTATCCGGGCATGATGCTCAAATTCGGCGGCCACGCGATGGCGGCCGGGCTGTCGCTGGAAGTGGCGCGCTTCGACGAGTTCCAGCAGCGCTTTGGCGCGCTGGTGACCGAATGGCTGGATCCGGCGCTGTTACAGGGGGAAATCGTTTCCGACGGCCCGCTGGACGCGCAGGAGATGACGCTTGGCGTCGCCGAAATGCTGCGTGATGCCGGGCCCTGGGGACAGATGTTCCCGGAACCGCTGTTCGATGGACGTTTTCGCCTGCTGCAGCAGCGCATCGTTGGCGAACGCCATCTGAAAGTGATGGTGGAGCCGGTCGGCGGCGGCCCGCTGCTGGACGGCATCGCCTTTAACGTCGACACCAGCATCTGGCCGGATAACGGCGTGCGGGAAGTGAGCCTCGCCTATAAACTGGATGTAAATGAGTTTCGCGGCAATCGCAGCGTTCAGCTGATTATCGACGACATCTGGCCAATTTAG
- a CDS encoding MurR/RpiR family transcriptional regulator, with product MFTHSAVASLNNLEMMVYHYVIKNRDKVMYMTIRELADAAGVSTTTVLRFCRKLNCEGYSEFRVRYKLYLEQNEPPQANFGAGEIISFFKSVNNDEFDTLLDQAVDIIFASERIIFVGAGTSGSLAKYGARFFSNIGKFSNHIDDPYFPVTNDMAKNALAIVLSVSGETEEILRFASQFSLHNCKVMTITSHEHSRLAKLADFNISWHAPQMRIAGVYDVTTQIPVIYILESLGRKLAKKLA from the coding sequence CTGTTTACTCACTCCGCTGTCGCCAGCCTCAATAATCTTGAGATGATGGTTTATCACTACGTCATCAAGAATCGCGACAAGGTGATGTACATGACCATTCGCGAGCTGGCCGACGCTGCTGGCGTCTCCACCACCACCGTACTGCGCTTCTGCCGCAAGCTGAATTGCGAAGGCTATTCGGAATTTCGCGTGCGCTATAAATTATATTTAGAGCAGAACGAACCGCCGCAGGCTAATTTTGGCGCCGGGGAAATTATCAGCTTTTTTAAAAGCGTGAATAACGATGAATTTGATACGCTTCTGGATCAGGCGGTTGATATTATTTTCGCTTCCGAGCGTATTATTTTTGTCGGCGCAGGCACTTCTGGGTCGCTTGCTAAATATGGCGCACGATTCTTTTCCAATATCGGAAAATTCAGCAACCATATTGACGATCCTTATTTTCCGGTGACTAACGACATGGCGAAAAACGCGCTGGCTATCGTGCTGTCGGTGTCCGGTGAAACTGAAGAGATCCTGCGCTTCGCCAGCCAGTTCAGCCTGCATAACTGTAAAGTGATGACCATCACCAGCCATGAGCATTCGCGGCTGGCGAAACTGGCGGATTTCAATATCTCCTGGCATGCGCCGCAAATGCGTATCGCCGGGGTTTATGATGTCACCACGCAAATCCCGGTAATTTATATTCTCGAATCCTTAGGCCGTAAACTGGCGAAGAAATTAGCATAA
- the ygfZ gene encoding tRNA-modifying protein YgfZ: MAFTPFPPRLPCASARLPLTLMTLDDWALATITGADSEKYLQGQVTNDVAQLTEHQHLLVAHCDAKGKMWSNLRLFRRNDGFAWVERRSVREAQLTELKKYAVFSKVTIAADDEHVLLGVAGFQARAALANLFSTLPDQQTQVVQDGDTQILWFEQPAERFLLVTDVATAERITETLRGEAQLNNSQQWLALNIEAGLPVIDAANSAQFLPQATNIQALGGISFKKGCYTGQEMVARAKFRGANKRAMWYLAGKASRVPEAGEDLEMKLGENWRRTGTVLAAAQLEDGRLLVQVVMNNDMEPDSVFRVRDDSFTLAIEPLPYSLEEA, translated from the coding sequence ATGGCTTTTACTCCGTTTCCTCCGCGTCTGCCCTGCGCCTCTGCGCGTTTGCCGCTGACGCTAATGACGCTCGATGACTGGGCGCTGGCCACGATCACCGGTGCCGACAGCGAAAAATATTTGCAGGGCCAGGTCACTAACGACGTGGCGCAACTCACTGAACATCAGCATCTGCTGGTTGCCCATTGCGATGCCAAAGGCAAAATGTGGAGCAACCTGCGCCTGTTCCGTCGTAACGATGGCTTTGCGTGGGTTGAACGTCGCAGCGTCCGCGAGGCGCAGCTGACCGAGCTGAAAAAATATGCCGTCTTCTCGAAGGTCACCATTGCCGCCGATGACGAACACGTGCTGCTTGGCGTGGCCGGATTCCAGGCCCGCGCGGCGCTGGCGAACCTGTTCTCCACCCTGCCCGATCAGCAAACGCAGGTGGTGCAGGATGGCGACACGCAAATTCTGTGGTTTGAGCAACCGGCGGAGCGCTTCCTGCTGGTAACCGATGTCGCCACCGCGGAGCGCATCACCGAAACCCTGCGCGGCGAAGCGCAGCTTAATAACAGTCAGCAGTGGCTGGCGCTGAACATTGAGGCCGGTCTGCCGGTGATCGATGCCGCCAACAGTGCGCAGTTCCTGCCGCAGGCTACCAATATTCAGGCGCTGGGCGGCATCAGCTTTAAAAAAGGCTGCTATACCGGCCAGGAGATGGTAGCGCGGGCGAAATTCCGCGGCGCGAATAAGCGCGCAATGTGGTATCTGGCGGGCAAAGCCAGCCGGGTACCGGAAGCCGGTGAAGATCTGGAAATGAAACTGGGTGAAAACTGGCGCAGAACCGGCACGGTGCTCGCCGCCGCTCAGCTGGAAGACGGGCGTTTGCTGGTGCAGGTAGTGATGAATAACGATATGGAGCCGGACAGCGTGTTCCGTGTGCGCGATGACAGCTTTACGCTGGCCATCGAGCCGCTGCCCTACTCGTTAGAAGAAGCCTGA
- a CDS encoding protein YgfX, with product MVLWQSDLRVSWRSQWLSLLLHGLVAALVLLIPWPLSYTPLWLLLLSLVVFDCVRSQRRINASHGEIKLLMDSRLRWQGNEWDITGAPWLLNSGMMLRLRRSTDGKRQHLWLAADSMDAQEWRELRRMMLQQPAQEKH from the coding sequence GTGGTCCTGTGGCAATCTGATTTACGCGTCTCATGGCGCTCGCAATGGCTCTCTTTATTACTGCACGGTCTGGTGGCGGCGCTGGTGTTGCTTATCCCCTGGCCGTTAAGTTATACGCCGTTGTGGTTATTACTGCTTTCGCTGGTGGTGTTTGACTGCGTGCGCAGCCAGCGCCGAATTAACGCCAGCCATGGTGAAATTAAACTCCTGATGGATTCGCGCCTGCGCTGGCAGGGCAATGAATGGGATATTACAGGCGCGCCCTGGTTGTTAAACAGCGGCATGATGCTGCGCTTACGGCGCAGTACGGACGGCAAACGGCAGCATTTGTGGCTGGCGGCGGACAGTATGGACGCGCAGGAGTGGCGGGAGCTGCGCCGGATGATGCTCCAGCAACCGGCGCAGGAAAAGCACTGA
- the dsbC gene encoding bifunctional protein-disulfide isomerase/oxidoreductase DsbC: MKKSLMMFTLLAAFSTAVQADDAAIKQTLAKLGVQSTEIQPSPISGMKTVLTNSGVLYVTEDGKHMIQGPLYDVSGPQPINTTNSMLMTHLNALEKEMIVYKAANEKHVITVFTDITCGYCHKLHEQMADYNALGITVRYLAFPRQGMQSEAADNMKAIWCAKDRNKAFDDAMAGKGVKAASCDVDIADQYALGVQFGVSGTPAIVLSNGYVVPGYQAPQEMKTFLDEHKKQTGGK, from the coding sequence ATGAAAAAAAGTTTGATGATGTTCACCCTGCTGGCGGCGTTCAGTACCGCAGTTCAGGCCGACGATGCGGCCATTAAGCAGACGCTGGCGAAGCTGGGCGTGCAGAGCACGGAAATTCAGCCATCACCCATCAGCGGTATGAAAACCGTGCTGACTAACAGCGGCGTGCTGTACGTCACTGAAGACGGCAAACATATGATCCAGGGGCCGCTGTATGACGTGAGCGGTCCGCAGCCGATCAACACCACCAACAGCATGCTGATGACGCATCTCAACGCGCTGGAAAAAGAGATGATCGTGTATAAAGCGGCGAACGAAAAACACGTCATTACCGTATTCACCGACATCACCTGCGGCTACTGCCATAAGCTGCACGAGCAGATGGCGGATTACAACGCGCTGGGCATTACCGTGCGTTATCTGGCGTTCCCGCGTCAGGGTATGCAGAGCGAAGCGGCAGACAATATGAAGGCCATCTGGTGCGCCAAAGATCGCAACAAAGCCTTTGACGATGCGATGGCGGGCAAAGGTGTGAAGGCCGCAAGCTGTGATGTCGACATTGCCGACCAGTATGCCCTTGGCGTGCAGTTTGGCGTGAGCGGCACGCCGGCGATTGTGCTGAGCAATGGCTATGTCGTGCCGGGCTATCAGGCCCCTCAGGAGATGAAAACCTTCCTGGACGAGCATAAAAAACAGACCGGCGGTAAATAA
- the xerD gene encoding site-specific tyrosine recombinase XerD has protein sequence MEQDLARIEQFLDALWLERNVAENTLSAYRRDLRMLVEWLHHRNSDVLSVQHDDLQALLAERVTGGYKATSSARLLSAMRRFFQYLYREKVRTDDPSAVLASPKLPQRLPKDLSEAQVERLLQAPLTDQPLELRDKAMLEVLYATGLRVSELVGLTMSDISLRQGVVRVIGKGNKERLVPLGEEAVYWLENYLEHGRPWLLNGASVDVLFPSSRAQQMTRQTFWHRIKHYAIQAGIDSEKLSPHVLRHAFATHLLNHGADLRVVQMLLGHSDLSTTQIYTHVATERLRQLHQQHHPRA, from the coding sequence ATGGAACAGGATCTCGCACGCATAGAACAATTTCTCGATGCCCTGTGGCTGGAACGCAATGTGGCTGAGAACACATTGAGCGCCTATCGTCGCGATCTGCGTATGCTTGTCGAGTGGCTGCACCACAGAAACAGCGATGTGCTCAGCGTGCAGCATGACGATTTACAGGCGCTGCTGGCCGAGCGCGTCACCGGCGGCTACAAAGCGACCAGCTCCGCCCGTTTACTGAGCGCGATGCGGCGTTTTTTCCAGTATCTTTATCGCGAAAAGGTACGTACTGACGATCCCAGCGCCGTTCTGGCATCGCCAAAACTGCCGCAGCGCCTGCCAAAAGATCTGAGCGAGGCGCAGGTCGAGCGCCTGTTGCAGGCGCCGCTTACCGATCAGCCGCTGGAGTTACGTGACAAAGCCATGCTGGAAGTGTTGTATGCTACCGGCCTGCGCGTGTCGGAACTGGTCGGGCTGACAATGAGCGACATCAGTTTGCGTCAGGGCGTAGTGCGGGTGATCGGTAAAGGTAACAAAGAACGGCTGGTGCCGCTGGGGGAAGAAGCGGTCTACTGGCTGGAAAACTACCTGGAGCACGGGCGGCCCTGGCTTTTAAACGGCGCGTCAGTGGATGTGCTGTTTCCCAGTAGTCGCGCCCAACAAATGACCCGGCAGACGTTCTGGCATCGTATTAAGCATTATGCCATCCAGGCGGGCATAGACAGTGAAAAGCTTTCGCCGCACGTGTTGCGACATGCCTTCGCCACGCATCTGTTAAACCATGGCGCTGATTTGCGCGTCGTACAGATGCTGCTTGGGCACAGCGATCTCTCCACCACGCAAATTTATACGCATGTGGCGACAGAACGTTTGCGGCAACTCCATCAACAGCACCACCCACGCGCGTGA
- the sdhE gene encoding FAD assembly factor SdhE encodes MDITNKARIHWACRRGMRELDISIMPFFEHEYDTLSDDDKRLFIRLLESDDPDLFNWLMNHGEPADTELQRMVQLIQTRNRERGPVAI; translated from the coding sequence ATGGATATTACCAACAAAGCCCGCATTCACTGGGCGTGCCGCAGAGGTATGCGTGAACTCGACATTTCCATCATGCCTTTCTTCGAACACGAGTACGATACGCTAAGCGATGACGACAAGCGGCTGTTTATCCGCCTGCTTGAGAGCGACGATCCGGATTTATTCAACTGGCTGATGAATCACGGCGAACCTGCAGATACGGAATTGCAGCGGATGGTCCAGTTAATTCAGACACGGAATCGGGAACGTGGTCCTGTGGCAATCTGA
- the fldB gene encoding flavodoxin FldB: MNIGLFYGSSTCYTEMAAEKIRDIIGPELVTLHNLKDDAPTLMEQYDVLILGIPTWDFGELQEDWEAIWDQLDSLNLDGKMIALYGMGDQLGYGEWFLDALGMLHDKLSAKAVKFIGYWPTEGYEFTSPKPVIADGQLFVGLALDETNQYDLSEERLQTWCEQILGEMAENFA, encoded by the coding sequence ATGAACATTGGTCTTTTTTATGGTTCCAGTACCTGCTATACCGAAATGGCAGCAGAGAAAATCCGCGACATTATCGGCCCGGAACTGGTGACGCTGCATAACCTTAAAGACGACGCGCCCACACTGATGGAGCAGTACGATGTGCTGATCCTCGGCATCCCGACATGGGATTTCGGCGAGCTGCAGGAAGACTGGGAAGCCATCTGGGATCAGCTGGATTCCCTTAACCTGGATGGCAAAATGATTGCCCTCTACGGCATGGGCGATCAGCTCGGTTACGGCGAATGGTTCCTTGACGCCCTCGGCATGCTGCACGACAAACTGTCCGCCAAAGCGGTGAAGTTTATCGGCTACTGGCCCACCGAAGGCTATGAGTTCACCAGCCCCAAACCCGTCATTGCGGACGGGCAGCTGTTTGTCGGCCTGGCGCTGGATGAAACCAATCAGTACGATTTAAGCGAAGAACGCCTGCAAACCTGGTGCGAGCAAATTCTTGGCGAAATGGCGGAAAACTTCGCCTGA
- a CDS encoding 6-phospho-beta-glucosidase, with amino-acid sequence MKKLTLPKDFLWGGAVAAHQVEGGWNKGGKGPSICDVLTGGAHGVPREITSEVVPGKYYPNHEAVEFYSHYKEDIKLFAEMGFKCFRTSIAWTRIFPKGDEAEPNEEGLQFYDDMFDELLKYNIEPVITLSHFEMPLHLVQEYGGWTNRKVVDFFVRFSEVVFERYKNKVKYWMTFNEINNQRNWRAPLFGYCCSGVVYTEHDNPEETMYQVLHHQFVASAMAVKIGHRINPEMKIGCMLAMVPLYPFSCKPEDVMYAQESMRERYVFTDVQLRGYYPSYVLNEWERREFNIKMEAGDEQILREGTCDYLGFSYYMTNAVKEEGGSGDAISGFQGSVPNPHVKASDWGWQIDPVGLRYALCELYERYQKPLFIVENGFGAYDKVEEDGSINDDYRIDYLRAHVEEMVKAVTYDGVDLMGYTPWGCIDCVSFTTGQYSKRYGFIYVNKHDDGTGDMSRSRKKSFNWYKEVIASNGENL; translated from the coding sequence ATGAAAAAGCTGACATTACCGAAAGACTTTTTATGGGGCGGCGCGGTTGCGGCGCATCAGGTTGAAGGCGGCTGGAACAAAGGCGGCAAAGGCCCGAGCATTTGTGACGTGCTGACCGGCGGCGCGCACGGCGTACCGCGCGAGATCACCAGCGAAGTGGTGCCGGGCAAATACTACCCGAACCACGAAGCGGTGGAGTTTTACAGCCACTATAAAGAAGACATCAAGCTGTTTGCCGAGATGGGCTTCAAATGCTTCCGCACCTCCATCGCCTGGACACGCATCTTCCCGAAAGGCGATGAGGCCGAGCCGAACGAAGAAGGCCTGCAGTTTTACGACGACATGTTTGATGAGCTGCTCAAATACAACATTGAGCCGGTGATCACCCTCTCCCACTTTGAAATGCCATTGCATCTGGTGCAGGAATACGGCGGCTGGACCAACCGTAAAGTGGTGGATTTCTTTGTGCGTTTCTCGGAAGTGGTATTCGAGCGCTATAAGAACAAAGTTAAATACTGGATGACCTTTAACGAGATCAACAACCAGCGTAACTGGCGCGCGCCGCTGTTCGGCTACTGCTGCTCCGGCGTGGTCTATACCGAGCATGATAATCCGGAAGAGACCATGTACCAGGTGCTGCATCACCAGTTCGTAGCCAGCGCCATGGCGGTGAAGATTGGTCATCGCATTAATCCGGAGATGAAAATCGGCTGTATGCTGGCGATGGTGCCGCTGTACCCGTTCTCCTGTAAGCCGGAAGATGTAATGTATGCCCAGGAATCCATGCGTGAGCGTTATGTCTTTACCGACGTGCAGCTGCGCGGCTACTACCCATCCTATGTCCTGAACGAGTGGGAACGCCGGGAATTCAACATCAAAATGGAAGCGGGCGATGAGCAGATCCTGCGTGAAGGCACCTGCGATTATCTGGGCTTCAGCTACTACATGACCAACGCCGTGAAAGAAGAAGGCGGCAGCGGCGATGCGATCTCCGGTTTCCAGGGCAGCGTGCCGAACCCGCACGTGAAGGCCTCCGACTGGGGCTGGCAGATTGACCCGGTTGGCCTGCGCTATGCGCTGTGCGAACTCTATGAGCGTTACCAGAAACCGCTGTTCATCGTGGAAAACGGCTTTGGCGCTTACGACAAAGTGGAAGAAGACGGCAGCATCAACGACGATTACCGCATCGACTATCTGCGGGCGCACGTGGAAGAGATGGTCAAAGCGGTGACTTATGACGGTGTGGATCTGATGGGCTATACCCCGTGGGGCTGCATCGACTGTGTGTCCTTCACTACCGGGCAGTACAGCAAGCGCTATGGCTTTATTTATGTGAATAAGCACGACGACGGCACCGGCGACATGTCCCGTTCCCGTAAGAAGAGCTTTAACTGGTACAAAGAAGTGATCGCCAGCAACGGCGAGAATCTCTGA